A genomic window from Nitrospirota bacterium includes:
- a CDS encoding cytochrome c3 family protein yields the protein MKKQVIIVTILVFICMLLVFWFPKGSDAVVKGDCEVCHSLYPGMMEAAAPGKPLRYVLQNSMCVNCHSNADRNTIKMLGGARVPVVYSRVEPERPLSGGNFYYVKVFGDRRGHNVDGIASVDTKNMFMPPGYDRFSDPSTLGFNDKKPLACAGSNGCHGNRNIENPFASILGTHHSEDFPVDGSTTARSYRFLKRTADVKGVAGLEDKDWGYTASSKEHNEYTPSINRLCADCHSGLYRRDEIGKASPWFRHPTGIVLPNRGEYMKYNPDVPPPADSSGIRIYSLDAPVARPEVPAVSSEVVRPGTDVVMCLSCHVAHGSPNEFMLRWDYDSIVSGEEGSTGCFICHTGKGE from the coding sequence ATGAAAAAACAGGTAATTATTGTAACCATCCTTGTCTTTATTTGTATGCTGCTTGTGTTCTGGTTTCCAAAAGGCAGTGATGCTGTGGTGAAAGGGGATTGTGAGGTCTGCCATAGTCTTTATCCCGGAATGATGGAAGCAGCGGCTCCCGGTAAGCCTTTAAGGTATGTCCTTCAGAACTCAATGTGTGTAAATTGTCACTCAAATGCTGACAGAAATACCATAAAGATGCTGGGTGGTGCCAGGGTGCCCGTGGTATACAGCAGGGTAGAGCCGGAGAGGCCTTTGTCTGGCGGTAATTTCTATTATGTTAAGGTTTTTGGTGACAGGAGAGGCCATAATGTGGATGGTATTGCCTCTGTAGATACAAAAAACATGTTTATGCCCCCGGGATATGACCGTTTTTCCGATCCCTCCACTCTTGGGTTCAACGACAAGAAACCCCTGGCATGTGCGGGCTCCAATGGCTGTCATGGAAACAGGAATATTGAAAACCCGTTTGCCTCTATTCTGGGGACACATCATTCAGAGGATTTTCCTGTTGACGGAAGCACCACAGCCAGGAGTTACCGCTTTCTGAAGAGAACGGCTGATGTAAAGGGGGTTGCCGGGCTGGAGGATAAGGATTGGGGCTACACTGCTTCTTCAAAGGAACATAATGAATATACCCCTTCAATCAACCGTCTCTGTGCCGACTGCCATAGCGGCCTTTACCGCAGGGATGAGATAGGCAAGGCAAGTCCCTGGTTCAGGCACCCCACAGGGATTGTCCTGCCGAATAGGGGGGAATACATGAAGTATAACCCTGATGTTCCACCTCCGGCAGACAGTTCCGGCATAAGGATTTACAGCCTCGATGCACCAGTGGCAAGACCGGAAGTTCCTGCTGTTTCCAGTGAGGTGGTGAGGCCCGGTACTGACGTTGTCATGTGCCTTTCATGCCATGTGGCACACGGGAGCCCTAACGAGTTTATGCTGAGGTGGGATTATGATTCCATCGTCTCAGGGGAGGAAGGCAGTACCGGTTGCTTTATATGTCATACGGGAAAGGGTGAATAA
- a CDS encoding cytochrome c3 family protein — MGRGLRAKGWRRGVEWKDFHALCSVLFALCFMFIVLSFPSNIDARVKGKCKNCHSMHAGKPNPVLTKGGCLGCHAQDPSGTRNIIVKGKTRIPQVIHNMDNGDLAGGNFYYVSDDYNPDYSKGHNVLGISLQEHPPMDLPPGFIGNIVIPGGTGPAYWPQQQQLTCAGTWGCHGNRTIEKPFKAVYGAHHTDDSVIDGSTVGRSYRFLYGIKGKEHKEWEYQATTDDHNGYKGDTSHSTMDTISYLCGECHSKFHPNPNLGGETEVGENVWLRHPTDISFSNVHGGYAGSEFQDYTRYSLQAPVAYKNPTGRENIVDMDSIAMCPSCHRAHASPYQDMLRWDYSNNMFSRGDGCLTCHTQKGQ, encoded by the coding sequence ATGGGCAGGGGATTGAGGGCAAAGGGCTGGCGGCGAGGTGTTGAGTGGAAGGATTTCCATGCCCTGTGTTCTGTGCTTTTTGCCCTGTGCTTTATGTTTATCGTCCTCTCTTTTCCCTCAAACATTGATGCCAGGGTAAAGGGGAAGTGCAAGAATTGCCACAGCATGCATGCCGGTAAACCCAATCCTGTCCTGACAAAGGGCGGGTGCCTCGGCTGTCATGCCCAGGATCCTTCCGGTACCAGGAATATTATAGTTAAGGGGAAGACAAGGATCCCGCAGGTAATCCATAACATGGATAACGGAGACCTTGCCGGTGGAAACTTCTATTATGTATCGGATGACTATAACCCTGATTATTCAAAAGGACACAATGTGTTGGGAATTTCACTTCAGGAACATCCCCCCATGGATCTGCCCCCGGGCTTTATAGGAAATATTGTAATTCCCGGGGGGACGGGGCCTGCATACTGGCCACAGCAGCAGCAGCTTACCTGTGCAGGCACGTGGGGTTGTCATGGAAACAGGACTATTGAGAAACCGTTCAAGGCCGTTTATGGAGCACATCATACCGACGACAGTGTGATTGACGGTTCAACCGTGGGCAGAAGTTACCGCTTTCTTTACGGGATAAAAGGCAAGGAACACAAGGAGTGGGAATATCAGGCAACCACCGATGACCATAACGGTTACAAGGGTGATACCAGTCACAGCACAATGGACACCATAAGTTACCTCTGTGGTGAATGCCATTCCAAATTTCATCCAAACCCAAATCTTGGAGGTGAGACAGAGGTTGGTGAGAATGTCTGGCTTAGGCACCCCACCGACATTTCCTTCAGTAATGTGCATGGTGGGTATGCAGGGTCGGAGTTTCAGGACTATACCAGGTATAGCCTCCAGGCGCCTGTTGCCTATAAAAACCCTACAGGCAGAGAAAATATCGTGGATATGGATAGCATAGCCATGTGCCCCTCATGTCACAGGGCACACGCAAGTCCTTATCAGGATATGTTGAGGTGGGATTACAGCAATAATATGTTTAGCCGAGGTGACGGCTGCCTTACGTGTCATACGCAGAAGGGGCAATAG
- a CDS encoding cytochrome c3 family protein — protein sequence MRKTLLMTVLLVFLSAIFIYSYADAKVSGVCSSCHTMHNSQDGSPMTFDSSATPNGKLLRGSCVGCHAQNTASNIVNSIPQVYHSDPTDLAAGNFSYVVTSDSSGHNVQGIVTSADATLVNTPPGYNSGYDPSLTGFDTTSRLVCAGSNGCHGNRDSSDEWTAVSGGHHGDDSILKYGAGFTLTGQGADVPTSYRFLYKIKGAEDSDWQDTATATDHNEYLAEAYATRGTTDSWANMKGTISELCSECHSTFHLGGTSGIGSASPWLRHPTDVVIPNSGEFASISTTYSDETPVGRPAASLTTGLTAAIGTVAAGTDRVICLSCHRAHGSQYPDSLRYSYQTTLNTGAGCLRCHTQKDAY from the coding sequence ATGAGAAAAACATTATTGATGACAGTGCTCTTGGTATTTCTGTCTGCAATTTTTATTTATTCTTATGCTGACGCCAAAGTATCCGGTGTTTGTTCAAGCTGTCACACCATGCACAACAGCCAGGATGGTTCACCGATGACGTTTGACAGTTCGGCTACTCCTAACGGGAAATTGCTCCGGGGCAGCTGTGTGGGCTGTCATGCACAGAATACTGCCAGCAATATCGTCAACTCCATACCCCAGGTTTACCATTCAGACCCAACAGACCTTGCAGCTGGGAATTTTTCGTATGTTGTAACCTCGGACTCCAGCGGACATAATGTCCAGGGCATAGTGACCTCGGCAGATGCCACACTCGTCAATACACCGCCTGGATATAACAGCGGCTATGACCCGTCATTAACAGGGTTTGATACCACGAGCCGCCTGGTATGCGCAGGGTCTAACGGCTGTCACGGTAACAGGGATTCCTCTGATGAGTGGACTGCAGTCAGTGGGGGACATCACGGTGATGACTCTATCCTCAAGTACGGCGCCGGTTTTACACTGACCGGGCAGGGGGCTGATGTGCCCACCAGTTACAGGTTCCTATACAAGATAAAGGGTGCAGAGGACAGCGACTGGCAGGATACAGCGACTGCTACAGACCACAACGAGTATCTGGCGGAAGCCTATGCCACGAGGGGCACGACGGATTCATGGGCAAATATGAAGGGCACAATAAGTGAGCTCTGCTCTGAATGTCATTCCACGTTCCACCTGGGAGGAACCAGCGGTATCGGTTCTGCCTCACCGTGGCTGAGACACCCGACAGATGTTGTAATCCCGAATTCAGGAGAGTTTGCTTCCATATCAACAACGTATAGTGATGAAACCCCGGTAGGAAGGCCTGCGGCATCATTGACAACCGGGTTGACTGCTGCAATAGGGACTGTTGCTGCCGGGACCGACAGGGTTATCTGTCTCTCGTGTCACAGGGCACATGGTTCGCAATATCCCGATAGTCTGAGATACAGTTATCAGACAACCCTGAATACCGGTGCAGGTTGTTTGAGGTGTCATACACAGAAAGATGCATACTAA
- a CDS encoding cytochrome c3 family protein translates to MKRVVMAAFAVLLSLFFVYTLSMTSKAGAAVTGQCVNCHTMHNSQDGGPVVRDGPGVGWNDSGVLTGGTPSSTPRNKLLVAGCVGCHSSSSSQTIISKGSSNIPIVFNTTVPVNPLAGGNFYWLAQGDDTKGHNVYGIAGTDSNLSTAPGRNPAACSDSCHDTLAAAPDVNNYYRGGCQGCHVFTSHHDDVNYPWYRFLKGHGISPGFALTPDRKELNDYVKGVEDDDWEQETVIDHNYYKGTNVITYTNDGTSLTNYQTITAFCSGCHSVFHGPERSSDGMGSASPWIRHPTDISLPSTGEFAVYDPVTNYSAEAPVAWIDPSSPVRSGATVMCLSCHRPHGSDQSDMLRWDYSNMSTCCGGQDTGCVTCHTAKND, encoded by the coding sequence ATGAAGAGAGTTGTTATGGCAGCCTTTGCAGTCCTTTTGTCTCTGTTTTTTGTTTATACTTTGTCCATGACCAGCAAGGCCGGTGCTGCAGTAACCGGTCAGTGTGTAAACTGTCATACTATGCACAACAGTCAGGATGGCGGACCTGTGGTTAGAGACGGCCCCGGTGTTGGATGGAATGATTCAGGAGTTTTAACAGGAGGCACACCCTCATCTACGCCCAGGAATAAACTTCTTGTTGCAGGTTGCGTGGGATGCCATTCTTCAAGCAGTAGTCAGACCATTATAAGTAAAGGCAGCAGCAATATACCTATTGTCTTTAACACTACGGTGCCTGTTAACCCACTGGCCGGTGGCAACTTTTACTGGCTTGCCCAGGGGGATGACACCAAGGGCCATAATGTTTATGGCATAGCAGGTACAGACAGCAACCTGAGTACAGCGCCCGGTAGAAATCCGGCTGCTTGCTCAGATAGTTGTCACGATACCCTGGCAGCCGCGCCTGACGTCAATAACTATTACCGGGGCGGATGTCAGGGCTGTCATGTCTTTACGTCACACCATGATGACGTCAACTATCCATGGTACCGGTTCTTGAAAGGTCATGGTATAAGTCCGGGCTTTGCCCTTACCCCTGACCGTAAAGAGCTTAATGACTATGTCAAAGGTGTTGAAGATGATGACTGGGAACAGGAGACCGTTATCGACCACAATTATTATAAGGGGACAAACGTAATAACCTATACTAATGACGGGACATCTCTTACGAATTATCAGACTATTACTGCATTCTGTTCCGGCTGCCACAGTGTGTTCCATGGCCCGGAGAGGAGTAGTGACGGTATGGGGAGTGCAAGCCCGTGGATAAGACATCCAACCGATATATCCTTGCCTTCAACGGGGGAGTTCGCGGTATATGATCCTGTTACCAACTATAGTGCTGAGGCCCCTGTAGCCTGGATTGACCCCTCAAGTCCTGTAAGGTCAGGGGCTACAGTGATGTGCCTTTCGTGCCATAGACCTCATGGCTCGGACCAGTCTGATATGTTGAGGTGGGATTACAGTAATATGTCTACCTGTTGCGGTGGTCAGGATACCGGCTGCGTTACATGCCATACTGCAAAGAATGACTGA
- a CDS encoding NHL repeat-containing protein, with protein sequence MFRILVVIISFVIPFLLVQRKIEAQLQDVPVVHAYSIVEGEEDRLFFPSFVWAEPVSNEVYVIDGKSRIIIYTSDFFPLFTLDSRKGIESPQGLTLDAEGNMYVAQSATKDNPRHRISVFNACLKWVRDIYLEGFEGSESFNPYRLAMDKAGNIYVAGSYFPGVLVLTNQGRFLEVISPEEEGRKVKLNDVTLDKAGRIYLVSEEMGHIYVYDENRKFLFKFGRKGGSTGKLSRPMAVGVDNRNGRMYVVDYMRHTVSVYDKDGKYLFEFGGLGLSAGWFQFPRDISVDSTGRILIADTFNNRVEVYQPKE encoded by the coding sequence ATGTTCCGTATCCTTGTTGTAATTATTTCCTTTGTAATACCCTTTCTTCTCGTCCAGCGCAAGATAGAGGCCCAGTTACAGGATGTTCCTGTAGTCCATGCATACAGCATTGTGGAAGGAGAAGAAGACAGGTTGTTTTTCCCTTCCTTTGTGTGGGCGGAGCCAGTCAGTAACGAGGTTTACGTTATTGACGGAAAAAGCAGGATTATCATATATACGTCAGATTTTTTCCCCCTATTTACCCTTGATAGCAGAAAGGGCATTGAGTCACCACAGGGGTTGACTCTGGATGCTGAAGGTAATATGTACGTTGCTCAGTCTGCCACAAAGGACAACCCCAGGCACAGGATTTCCGTTTTCAATGCATGTCTTAAGTGGGTGCGTGATATTTATCTGGAGGGTTTTGAGGGATCCGAGTCGTTTAACCCATATCGTCTGGCCATGGATAAAGCGGGTAATATCTATGTAGCAGGGTCCTATTTCCCCGGAGTTTTGGTGCTGACTAATCAAGGCCGTTTCCTGGAGGTAATATCACCTGAAGAAGAAGGTAGAAAGGTGAAATTAAATGATGTGACCCTGGATAAAGCAGGCAGGATATATCTTGTCAGCGAGGAGATGGGTCATATATATGTCTATGATGAAAACAGGAAGTTTCTTTTCAAGTTTGGCCGCAAAGGTGGGAGCACAGGCAAGTTGAGCCGTCCGATGGCTGTCGGTGTAGATAATCGAAACGGAAGGATGTATGTGGTAGATTATATGCGTCATACTGTTTCTGTGTATGATAAGGACGGTAAATATCTGTTTGAATTTGGAGGCCTGGGCCTGTCCGCGGGATGGTTTCAGTTCCCCAGGGATATATCAGTCGATTCAACAGGCAGAATACTTATTGCCGATACCTTTAATAACAGGGTGGAAGTGTATCAGCCTAAAGAATAG
- a CDS encoding DUF4382 domain-containing protein — MDIDKQELSTDCVDSEYNKKILSEHGEFMSNNVQLYKDTAVLVMISVLLVLCSVLLLTGCTTIKGQQEVSRHSQGQIDLFLKGTDDASVDISFDLAAVDIMAEDGTYRELMSAPLNINSLAMRGRQILLAEKTLPEGRYKKLRFVVSRALIRRKGVIARLALPPEGIEIPVSITIYKDQNTSLFLTWDADASVVDKYLFKPDFSVKGQVPELSSLLVYVTNEDSDNVSVINRQLGEVVATVRVGRKPRGIAAGLRRERLRVYVANSGSNSISVIDPTTNKVEQEIPIRFGSEPEGIAVARGPSGEELIFVADYGSDTVSVVDATTYQEIDKVDVGNGPIAVAVDPPAETVTASRFLSLEDVNILRNYRERYFNVYVVNKDSRDVSVLRMDLQRNRFEEVVRLSVEWNPVALAVDYQRGKVYVANYGSDRLSVIDIIEVIKGNEAGAVSDISSVGTSVTGVVVDPTFDRIYLLREVPGEIMIIRPFLENYYTADTVMPLVTGTIPVGTSPRSMIMDPEARNLYVVNRESDNVSVVDKTARKVERVIPVGKNPYGIAMFPYYE, encoded by the coding sequence ATGGATATAGATAAGCAGGAATTATCCACAGATTGTGTTGATAGCGAATACAACAAAAAGATTCTGTCAGAACACGGGGAGTTTATGTCGAACAATGTACAGCTTTATAAAGACACTGCAGTTTTAGTAATGATCTCCGTACTCTTAGTCCTTTGCTCGGTTCTCCTTTTAACGGGATGCACTACAATTAAAGGACAGCAAGAGGTTTCAAGGCATTCTCAGGGACAGATTGACCTCTTTCTGAAGGGGACTGATGATGCTTCCGTGGATATTTCATTTGATCTGGCTGCTGTTGATATTATGGCAGAGGACGGTACCTATAGAGAGTTAATGAGTGCCCCTCTGAATATAAATTCCCTTGCCATGAGGGGCCGTCAGATACTCCTGGCCGAAAAAACTCTACCGGAGGGCAGATATAAAAAACTCCGGTTTGTTGTAAGCCGGGCATTGATCAGGAGAAAAGGCGTGATTGCACGTTTAGCCTTGCCTCCCGAGGGAATAGAGATACCTGTAAGTATTACGATATATAAAGACCAGAACACATCATTGTTCCTGACCTGGGATGCAGATGCATCTGTTGTTGATAAATACCTGTTTAAACCTGACTTTTCTGTTAAGGGTCAGGTCCCGGAACTGAGCAGCCTCCTTGTTTATGTTACCAATGAGGATTCGGATAATGTCTCCGTTATTAACAGACAATTAGGTGAGGTAGTGGCAACTGTAAGGGTGGGAAGAAAACCCAGGGGTATTGCTGCAGGCCTGAGAAGGGAGAGGTTGAGGGTTTATGTGGCCAATTCAGGTTCTAACAGCATTTCAGTGATTGACCCCACCACGAATAAGGTGGAACAGGAGATACCGATCCGGTTTGGCAGTGAGCCGGAGGGGATAGCCGTGGCAAGGGGACCTTCTGGAGAAGAACTCATATTTGTGGCCGATTATGGCTCTGACACTGTATCCGTTGTTGATGCCACAACCTATCAGGAGATAGACAAGGTAGATGTTGGGAATGGTCCGATAGCAGTGGCAGTAGACCCCCCGGCGGAGACCGTCACGGCGTCGCGGTTCCTCAGCCTTGAGGATGTTAACATCTTGAGGAATTACCGTGAAAGATATTTTAATGTGTATGTAGTTAATAAGGATTCCAGGGATGTCTCGGTGCTGAGGATGGACCTGCAGAGAAACAGGTTTGAAGAAGTTGTCAGGTTAAGTGTAGAATGGAACCCGGTGGCGCTTGCAGTAGACTATCAGAGAGGGAAGGTCTATGTAGCTAATTATGGTTCTGACAGGCTCTCGGTCATAGATATCATAGAGGTTATTAAAGGAAATGAGGCAGGCGCTGTCAGCGATATCAGTTCTGTGGGTACCTCTGTCACAGGAGTTGTTGTTGACCCGACCTTTGACAGGATTTATCTGTTGAGGGAGGTTCCCGGCGAGATAATGATTATCAGACCTTTTCTGGAGAATTACTATACTGCGGATACGGTAATGCCCCTGGTAACAGGTACAATACCTGTTGGAACTTCACCGAGGTCCATGATTATGGACCCCGAGGCCAGAAATCTCTATGTAGTTAACAGGGAGTCTGATAATGTCTCGGTAGTGGATAAGACTGCAAGAAAAGTAGAACGGGTTATCCCTGTGGGTAAAAACCCGTATGGCATAGCAATGTTTCCGTATTATGAGTGA
- a CDS encoding OmpA family protein: MLIVIFSLFFITNICYAAQSPRGEGRELKERIALFPLVNLSEDRDALRYVMPVLRTRLEDKGFDVVDEDSLNRFLLKERVRATGYISKDMARKIGKELNVKAVLLGSVNLFLRGENPGIGLSARLVDSSTGLILWADYASATGDDFTKILGLGRIKTMDKLLPRVADRLLASFTTMPSRKETEHTYRIAVMPFRNNSGVRDAGIIATYMFLVELFKNPVFEPVEFGEVRRAVVDLRVRERGELDYRYVKALSKSLWVDGFLVGTVELYSDGLNTASPPEVSIAARIVDAGKNRLLWCDSSQLRGDDNIIVLDWGRIRSVDKVAFRVVSKLVKRAEKVCGGPVPVVSEPPPKTKKVVPEIPLPANLQKGSETYRGPEIDQRSPPITREFRTTIYFDYRSAEIGKDAYSILLGFIDFLNAREITGITIEGHSCAHGPKRFNYEISRRRALAVRNFLIKHGDVAEDRIIIKYFGEDGLLYPEIPTKENINDPEVKKNRRVLVTVTYRR, translated from the coding sequence TTGCTAATCGTTATCTTCTCGTTGTTCTTTATTACCAATATTTGCTATGCAGCCCAATCACCCCGTGGAGAGGGGAGAGAGCTGAAGGAAAGGATAGCCCTCTTTCCTCTTGTGAATCTAAGCGAGGACAGAGATGCCCTGAGGTACGTTATGCCGGTATTGAGAACCCGGTTGGAAGACAAAGGGTTTGACGTAGTGGATGAGGATAGCCTCAACAGGTTCCTGCTTAAAGAGAGAGTCAGGGCTACCGGGTACATTTCAAAGGATATGGCCAGGAAGATAGGGAAGGAATTGAATGTAAAGGCCGTTTTGCTCGGTTCCGTTAATCTGTTTTTGCGGGGAGAAAATCCAGGGATTGGTTTATCAGCCCGCCTGGTTGATTCATCCACCGGCCTTATCCTGTGGGCTGATTATGCCTCTGCTACCGGAGACGATTTCACTAAAATCCTGGGTTTGGGTAGAATAAAGACCATGGATAAGCTGCTTCCCAGGGTTGCGGACAGATTGCTTGCCTCTTTCACCACCATGCCGTCCCGTAAAGAGACGGAACATACTTACAGAATTGCCGTGATGCCGTTTCGCAATAACAGTGGAGTCAGAGATGCCGGTATAATAGCTACGTACATGTTTTTAGTGGAATTATTCAAGAATCCTGTTTTTGAACCGGTGGAGTTCGGAGAAGTCAGAAGAGCAGTAGTGGATTTAAGGGTCAGGGAGAGGGGGGAACTGGATTACAGGTATGTGAAGGCCCTTTCAAAGTCCCTGTGGGTGGATGGCTTTTTAGTCGGGACTGTGGAGCTTTACTCTGACGGACTAAATACTGCCTCTCCACCCGAGGTCTCTATAGCCGCCAGAATAGTAGATGCCGGTAAAAACAGGCTCCTGTGGTGCGATAGCTCTCAACTAAGGGGTGATGACAATATAATTGTCCTCGACTGGGGAAGGATAAGATCTGTGGATAAAGTGGCTTTTAGGGTGGTCTCAAAATTAGTAAAGAGGGCTGAGAAAGTATGTGGGGGACCAGTTCCTGTTGTTTCAGAGCCACCTCCTAAAACAAAGAAAGTTGTTCCTGAAATACCTTTGCCTGCAAATTTACAGAAAGGGTCTGAAACTTATCGGGGACCTGAAATAGACCAACGGAGCCCCCCCATTACAAGAGAGTTCCGGACGACGATATATTTTGATTACAGAAGTGCAGAAATCGGAAAGGATGCGTACAGTATCTTACTCGGATTTATTGATTTCCTGAATGCCAGGGAGATAACAGGTATTACAATTGAGGGTCATTCATGTGCGCATGGCCCTAAGCGGTTCAACTATGAAATTAGCAGGAGAAGGGCACTTGCTGTGAGGAATTTTCTGATCAAACATGGAGATGTAGCAGAAGACAGGATAATAATCAAATATTTCGGCGAAGACGGTCTTCTTTATCCTGAGATACCTACAAAAGAGAATATAAATGACCCTGAGGTGAAAAAAAACAGGAGGGTGCTTGTCACGGTAACGTACAGGCGATGA
- a CDS encoding peptidyl-prolyl cis-trans isomerase, translated as MAQTQSIVTGQQSGVKSGSSSGTGKTTDLSSGIFPVVVLCLLFAFVGGCASLLQRGDVTAKGKILAVVDGEPITEEDLKYSLQIAHRREDLSSAGNLSLAEYVQKLIDDMLIIEEARRMGMEQDPQVQQAVKAYILRESVVKLYDEEISQKVSISDEDIVSYYRKNYERFSLGIIEVSSEEEAGNIAGQLKKGADFSDLARKYSTHRSGENGGEIVLTRRSMPAYIAETIAGLSPGELSDILKIRDKYYIVMLLSRKEAPDEELKNVRKEIEKVIRKQREKERADEYLEYLREHAVIKINKDILSAISPDKGDEEAVEWSKDKRVVAEVNGSVLTAGEFVAMATAYRGKSNEYILNSWIDRKIVDQEALGRRYDTTPDLKKKIERYENQLLKKVFINKAIIPKIEVSDKRLKDYYLKHRGKFAGPDRFRVQQITVKTMDEARNLLSSLQDGADFSWLAKNKSIDSAGPKGGEVGWLTMQKFPGPVREFVATLKTGEVSPIFKVDSSYRIIRLQGKVDGEVRRFEEVRDAVYKAYFKEEFNALRDEFVVQLRAKARIKIYDEAVKSIEEGLQK; from the coding sequence ATGGCACAAACGCAGTCAATAGTCACCGGTCAACAGTCGGGGGTTAAGTCCGGCAGCTCCTCTGGTACAGGAAAAACCACAGACTTGAGCTCGGGAATCTTCCCGGTTGTTGTTCTCTGCTTACTGTTTGCTTTTGTGGGTGGTTGTGCATCACTTCTGCAGAGGGGAGATGTAACGGCAAAGGGAAAAATATTAGCGGTTGTAGATGGCGAGCCCATTACCGAAGAAGATTTGAAATATTCGCTGCAGATAGCCCATCGCAGGGAAGACCTTTCCTCTGCGGGGAATTTAAGTCTGGCAGAGTATGTGCAAAAACTGATTGATGATATGTTGATTATTGAGGAAGCCCGCCGTATGGGCATGGAGCAGGACCCTCAGGTTCAACAGGCCGTTAAGGCGTATATCCTGAGGGAGTCGGTCGTGAAGCTTTATGACGAGGAGATTTCGCAGAAGGTCTCAATATCGGATGAGGATATTGTAAGTTATTACAGGAAGAACTATGAGAGGTTTTCGCTTGGCATTATTGAGGTAAGTTCAGAGGAAGAGGCCGGTAATATAGCAGGACAACTAAAGAAGGGAGCTGATTTCAGTGACCTTGCCCGGAAGTACTCTACCCATCGTTCCGGGGAAAACGGGGGAGAGATTGTTCTTACACGAAGGTCCATGCCGGCTTATATTGCTGAAACTATTGCCGGGCTCAGCCCGGGTGAGTTGAGTGATATTCTGAAGATACGGGATAAATATTATATAGTAATGCTGCTCAGCAGGAAAGAGGCGCCTGATGAAGAACTCAAAAATGTCCGAAAAGAGATAGAAAAGGTTATCAGGAAACAAAGGGAAAAAGAGCGTGCTGATGAATATCTGGAATATCTTCGTGAACACGCTGTCATTAAGATTAATAAGGATATTCTTTCTGCTATCAGTCCGGATAAAGGAGACGAGGAAGCAGTGGAATGGTCAAAGGATAAAAGGGTAGTGGCAGAGGTGAATGGTTCGGTCCTTACAGCAGGTGAGTTTGTCGCAATGGCCACTGCTTACAGGGGTAAATCAAATGAATATATCCTTAATAGCTGGATTGACCGTAAGATAGTTGACCAGGAGGCGCTTGGCCGGCGTTACGATACTACTCCCGATTTGAAGAAAAAGATAGAGCGCTATGAGAATCAGCTTTTAAAGAAGGTGTTCATAAATAAAGCAATTATCCCGAAGATCGAAGTTTCAGATAAGAGATTGAAAGACTACTATCTGAAACACCGGGGAAAATTTGCCGGCCCCGACAGGTTTAGAGTTCAGCAGATTACGGTGAAGACCATGGATGAGGCCAGGAACCTATTGAGCAGCCTGCAGGATGGTGCTGATTTTTCATGGCTGGCAAAGAATAAGTCAATTGATTCTGCAGGTCCAAAAGGTGGAGAGGTTGGATGGCTTACCATGCAGAAGTTTCCAGGGCCTGTAAGGGAGTTTGTGGCTACACTGAAGACAGGAGAGGTAAGCCCGATTTTCAAGGTTGATTCATCCTATAGAATAATCCGGCTGCAGGGAAAGGTTGATGGGGAAGTCAGGAGGTTCGAAGAAGTAAGAGATGCTGTTTACAAGGCGTATTTTAAAGAAGAGTTCAATGCCCTCCGGGACGAGTTTGTGGTACAGTTGAGGGCAAAGGCACGTATAAAGATATATGATGAGGCAGTAAAGTCAATAGAGGAAGGATTGCAGAAATAG